One window from the genome of Chroococcidiopsis sp. TS-821 encodes:
- a CDS encoding pitrilysin family protein has product MTSTVLPPRLNAPTLHRLPNGLTVVAEQMPIEAVNLSLWVNVGSAVESDAINGMAHFLEHMVFKGTRRLCSGEFEQLIEERGAVTNAATSQDYTHYYITTAPKDFAQLAPLQIDVVLNCTIPDDGFERERLVVLEEIRRSDDNPRRRTFQRAMETAFERLPYRRPVIGSAEVISRLTPQQMRDFHQTWYQPQSMTAVAVGNLPAEELIEIVSKGFVQANTSYLTPHASQRVMACESPFTEIVRQEYVDESLQQARLVMVWRVPGLMQIEQTYALDVVAAILGHGRTSRLVRELREEKGLVSHISVSNMTQLLQGTFYISAALPVENIPIVEAAIARHIQSIQTQPVQESEIARIRTQVANRFIFGNETPSDRASLYGYYHSMIGDLEPAFEYPAKIQSIHATDILIAAQQHLSSNAYGVVILKPA; this is encoded by the coding sequence ATGACATCCACTGTATTGCCTCCAAGGCTAAACGCCCCAACGTTGCATCGATTACCCAACGGTTTAACAGTTGTGGCGGAGCAAATGCCAATCGAAGCCGTGAATCTTAGCTTGTGGGTTAACGTTGGTTCTGCTGTAGAATCAGACGCAATCAACGGTATGGCTCATTTCTTAGAGCATATGGTATTCAAAGGTACACGGCGACTATGTAGTGGGGAATTTGAGCAGCTGATCGAAGAACGGGGTGCAGTCACAAATGCAGCAACAAGCCAAGATTATACGCATTACTACATTACAACAGCGCCAAAAGACTTTGCACAGCTAGCACCGCTACAAATCGACGTTGTATTAAATTGCACCATCCCTGACGATGGCTTTGAGCGCGAACGCTTGGTTGTTTTAGAAGAAATTCGTCGTTCGGATGATAATCCTCGCCGCCGCACGTTTCAACGCGCGATGGAAACTGCATTTGAGCGCTTACCATATCGTCGCCCTGTCATCGGTTCAGCTGAAGTGATTTCCCGCCTGACACCGCAGCAGATGCGCGATTTTCATCAAACATGGTATCAACCACAGTCGATGACAGCTGTTGCCGTTGGCAATTTACCCGCAGAAGAACTTATAGAAATTGTTAGCAAGGGATTTGTCCAAGCAAATACCTCATACCTCACGCCGCACGCGTCTCAGCGGGTCATGGCTTGTGAGTCACCGTTTACAGAAATTGTCCGTCAAGAATATGTTGATGAAAGTTTGCAGCAAGCACGCCTTGTGATGGTGTGGCGCGTTCCAGGATTGATGCAGATCGAGCAAACGTATGCCTTAGACGTTGTGGCTGCGATTTTAGGTCACGGTCGTACTTCACGCCTAGTGCGGGAACTGCGCGAAGAAAAAGGCTTAGTCTCGCACATTTCTGTGAGTAATATGACACAACTGCTTCAAGGAACCTTTTATATCTCTGCGGCGTTACCTGTGGAAAATATTCCGATTGTGGAAGCGGCGATCGCCCGACATATCCAATCGATTCAAACGCAACCTGTACAAGAGTCAGAAATCGCGCGTATTCGTACTCAAGTCGCCAATCGTTTCATTTTTGGCAACGAAACACCTAGCGATCGCGCTAGTCTCTACGGATACTATCACTCGATGATTGGCGATCTCGAACCAGCTTTTGAGTACCCAGCTAAAATCCAAAGTATTCATGCTACTGATATACTAATTGCTGCACAGCAGCACTTGTCGTCCAATGCTTACGGTGTTGTTATCCTCAAACCAGCATGA
- a CDS encoding carbohydrate ABC transporter permease, whose amino-acid sequence MQKSVLARWGTIQHKLTPYLFLLPALLILGLTVFWPALQAFYLSFTRYEYDLTQPPQWIGWENFQRLWNDAVFWQTLGNTLLYLVCVVPVLAIAPLALAILVNQKLRGMHWFRAAYYTPVVISMVVAGIAWRWIYDGNGLLNQIIRQVGLSEKGIPWLTSPQWALFSVMAVTVWKGLGYYMVIYLAGLQAIPADLYEAAAIEGSDGIRKHWDITVPLMRPYIVLVAVISAISATKVFEEVYIMTQGGPRNSSKTIVYYLYEQAFRNLEMSYACTIGLVLFLGILGLSILNLKLTNQQV is encoded by the coding sequence ATGCAAAAATCAGTATTAGCCCGCTGGGGGACAATTCAACACAAGCTAACTCCCTACTTGTTTTTGTTACCAGCTTTACTCATCTTGGGTTTAACTGTATTTTGGCCTGCACTGCAAGCGTTTTACCTCAGCTTTACGCGCTACGAATACGACCTAACGCAGCCACCGCAGTGGATCGGGTGGGAAAACTTTCAACGACTGTGGAATGATGCCGTTTTTTGGCAAACATTAGGTAATACGCTACTTTATCTTGTCTGCGTCGTTCCAGTTTTAGCGATCGCCCCTTTAGCACTGGCAATTTTAGTCAATCAAAAACTACGCGGAATGCATTGGTTTAGGGCAGCATACTACACCCCAGTTGTCATTTCCATGGTTGTTGCGGGAATTGCCTGGCGGTGGATTTATGATGGCAATGGCTTACTCAACCAAATCATTCGGCAAGTTGGTTTATCAGAAAAAGGTATTCCCTGGTTAACAAGTCCGCAGTGGGCGCTATTTAGCGTGATGGCAGTCACCGTCTGGAAAGGACTAGGATACTATATGGTGATTTATCTTGCTGGGTTGCAAGCGATTCCCGCCGACTTATACGAAGCAGCTGCGATCGAAGGTTCGGATGGTATTCGCAAACACTGGGATATTACAGTACCGTTGATGAGACCTTATATTGTTTTAGTAGCTGTAATTTCCGCAATTTCCGCCACAAAAGTGTTTGAAGAAGTATATATTATGACACAGGGGGGACCGCGCAATAGCTCGAAGACAATTGTTTATTACCTCTACGAGCAAGCCTTTCGTAACCTAGAAATGAGTTATGCTTGCACGATTGGCTTAGTCTTATTTTTAGGAATTTTGGGTTTATCTATTCTAAATTTGAAGTTAACGAATCAGCAAGTCTAG
- a CDS encoding fructosamine kinase family protein, with protein sequence MNWSEIAQHISRVTGKAFTVNQARAVGGGCINQGYAISSETDTYFVKLNSPSQVAMFEAEALGLQQMLATATIRVPQPICWGTVANACYLVLEWIELGRGNNSTWEEMGRKLAAMHKFDVMSITNQAAFGWERNNTIGSTPQINDWTTDWAEFFAKHRLGYQFKLANRRGGHFPQQQALLAAIPDLLAHQPQPSLVHGDLWGGNAACTTTGEPVIFDPATYIGDREVDLAMTELFGGFPAAFYQGYNAIFPLDRGYETRKTLYNLYHILNHYNLFGGSYGAQANRTIAQILSR encoded by the coding sequence ATGAATTGGTCAGAAATTGCCCAGCATATTAGCAGAGTAACGGGAAAAGCGTTTACTGTCAATCAAGCGCGTGCAGTCGGTGGCGGTTGTATCAATCAAGGCTACGCCATCAGTAGCGAGACAGATACTTACTTTGTAAAGCTCAATTCCCCTTCCCAAGTCGCCATGTTTGAAGCAGAAGCACTGGGATTGCAACAGATGTTGGCGACGGCAACAATTCGAGTTCCGCAGCCCATTTGTTGGGGAACGGTCGCAAATGCTTGTTATCTCGTTTTAGAGTGGATCGAACTCGGTCGCGGCAATAACTCAACATGGGAAGAAATGGGGCGAAAACTTGCCGCTATGCACAAGTTTGATGTAATGTCAATCACTAACCAAGCTGCTTTTGGTTGGGAGCGAAATAACACAATTGGCTCAACACCCCAAATCAATGATTGGACAACCGATTGGGCAGAATTTTTTGCCAAACATCGCTTGGGCTATCAATTTAAATTAGCCAATCGACGCGGCGGACATTTTCCGCAGCAGCAAGCATTGTTAGCTGCAATTCCAGATTTATTAGCACATCAACCGCAACCATCGCTCGTTCACGGCGATTTATGGGGAGGTAATGCTGCGTGTACGACGACCGGCGAACCCGTTATTTTCGATCCGGCGACTTATATCGGCGATCGCGAAGTCGATCTTGCCATGACCGAATTATTTGGTGGTTTTCCTGCTGCATTCTATCAGGGTTACAACGCGATTTTTCCGTTGGATCGAGGTTACGAAACCCGCAAAACGCTATACAATCTTTATCACATTTTGAATCATTACAATTTATTCGGTGGTAGCTACGGCGCGCAAGCTAACCGCACGATCGCCCAAATTTTAAGTCGCTAA